ggataaaaaaacaaaaacaacaaaacaatatttctctctttttctgtaGACTGTTATTTTCTCTCGGGCCTCACCGATAGATCTTTGTGAGTGAAGCGTGCTGATATAAtgtcgcccccccccccccccctgcaaTCATAAGAAATCCTTCCTTTGGTCGTCAGCACTTTCTATTCTACAGCCACTCTATGAGGGCGGGGGGAGTGGGGGACACACCCTCCATCTGGATTTCTAGGTCTAGCATCTTATGTAACAGCTCATTATGTAAGGCATTCTATATACACTCTGTAGCTCCACCTGTTTCTCATATGGAACATTTATGACTTTTAATGGCATAATTCTGTCTTTTTATTTCACTGTTATCTGACTTCTGACAGCAGTGAGGTGTGATGTCACTGTGACAGAATATTCACGTTCTGAAATGTGACACGGAAACGCCTCACACGCATGTTTTAGGTCAATATCACTACCTTTTCACGCCATTTCTCACCAGAAAACAGGTAGTTGAATGTTTAGAAAGTGTGACTCGCTAGGTGTTGCGGTTCGAGCAGTGAtcgtgttatcctgtgactgaaaatgaatgcagagcttcaattaaagtgtgtttttaatgtgtcgtGATCAACATGCGgctcagattattatgactgcattcaaatgtgGAAAAAGATGTGGTAAAAATGCAGGTTTAGCTGGTGGTGTGTTAGCAGAACTGGTGATCAGGTtgcctggtgacacgtcacagcagAAACATCTCCAAACAAACCCATTTCAGGCAAAATGAGGCGGTGATTCATAGATAATGTTTTGAtatcatatcacacatttcctgtTGAACTGGAggctaagggttagcagtgtggctaacatGTTATGTTCTCAGGATGAAATCTTGTGTGATTTCCGAACACTTGAGGCAGTTCACcatatttaacatgtttggttCAATTTCAGGAACTTTAATAACGGAAATGAGATTTGAATGAAATGGAAATTTACAATTTGACGGTAAAATCTAGATTATTTTAGGAGGgaaaagagcaatttcaacgTTATTGTACCTTATTTTGCACTTCAacattcaaataaacaaataagtcACAGTTACAAGTATCATTAATTTCGGGATCTGAGCTTCAAATTGTGACAAATTTTCCTAAAACTTCATAATTTTTGTGGGATTAGCTGATAAAACAATGGACACAAAACAATGGAAGTTGTTCGGAACAGTTTACGATTAACCATAAATCCTAACTTGGTGTCATTCATCGAAACCGCCACAACagttgggggcttgtccgggatcatcactaatattattgttatttcaaATCTATTTGGTAAGTTTGGAGGCAGATAATCGCTGTGTTTGATCCACTTCTCTGTTATTGATCAAAGATCAAATGTGTTTGAGTTCTaagatgttgttgttgtttgttaataaaggcGTGTCCATGCCCATCCCAGTGATTGGCCTCCACAACGAGGATAAAGTCTTCGTCAATGGCAGCTGCGTCCTGAACGAGGAGCGCTTCATGCTGATTGGCTCCTTCGTGGCTTTCTTCATCCCACTGGTCATCATGGTGGTGACGTACTGCCTCACCATCCAGGTGCTCCAGAGGCAGGCTACCGTCTTCCTGTTCGAGGCCAAAGCTTCGTCCCAGCAGCCGGCCATGGGGAGCGCCCTGcagccccccccaccctccACCTTCCAGATCCCTCAGATCCACACGCTGGCTCCTCCAGACTCCAGAGGTCAGCGCCTAAAGGCCAGAGCCAATCTCTGATTAATATCTCACCTGTTTTCTCTTTGGCCCCGCCCACAGAACTAAAGCCGCCACCCCCTCCCAGCAGGAGGAACACCCTGGGCTGCCTGAAGACGTCTGAGCCCAGCCTCCTGCTCAGCGCATCCAACTCCGACAGCATCAGCATCATCCCCAGCTCAGAGGCCGCGTCGCAGCTCAGCTCGCCCGCCGCCGGGCCAGGCCGCAGCGACACCGCCAGTTGCCATGGGCGACGGGGGATGATGCAGGCCATAAAAAATGAGAGGCGGGCCTCGAAGGTGAGAGTCAGATTGAAGGGTTTCACACTTTGACAAAgtactgccaaagtgactttttaACTCATTTAAAGTTGTTAACAAAACAATAGCGAAGACAGTGTTGATAGTTTGTCTTCCATGGAAACACTAGAATACGGCCGCAATCGGAGTGATGTGATATCACGCAGGGAATGCAAAAAACAATCAGAACAAGTGAATCACTATCTTCCttgtctgacaaaaaaaaacacaagacatcactttaagaatgaagtaaaaacacttcttaaaaaaACTTTTCCGTCTTTACTTTCTtcaaccagtggttctcaaccttttcaccccgtgacccccaaaataaaggttccagagaccagggacccccactgtagctgaaggtagTTGAAGACTGACATGAACATTGTAGAACAGTCacgtggagacagggtcatctataaaagggaataaaggggagagatttttgatggtccatccataaagtcagtaaaatgatggtctattgttctatgaatctgtgataaccacatttatttatttaactgaataatatccactgttatccaggaagtttattattatttgagccatagtatatagtcatcttaaagatgtaaatcctggttttaatcagatataaaatgggttaaaagtgaccaaaaatggaggaaaaaatgGTGAACAGGGATcgtaaaaaacacagaaattagttaaaagtttcaaattagagtggccaaaaacggacagaaaatgttttaaaaatggttcaaactGTCAAtactggaacaattagtttaaactgacaaataatgggtatgaaaaatcgtgaatgtggttatatTGACAAATATATATCGtgaaaaaaagctaaaagtagCAATAATGGGTGAaaatatgcgacattaggtggaaaagtggtggaaagggtttgtaagtgctgaaaatgtcttgaaagtggatgcaatgtgcagaaaatgcattgattttgatgtagaagtggtagaaattggagtaatgtagcaaaaatgcacaaaaaggagcaaaactatGTCAAgaataagtgctgaaaatatgtaaaaatatggaaagtttggtgtgggTTTCagatataacatatatattAGCAGGTTAGTCAGCAACTTTTGATAAAGTTAAGTTTTGAACAAAATCCCATTTCAGTGCCTCAAGATTAAATTAGTTCTCCAAGGTCTTCCTGATTGGCCACaagtaataaaatatatcaCAAATGTTTCTCTGCTCACGGTGACTCACAAAGTTTTGCAAAACTCGATATCTTCCAAACAAAATGTCTCTTCATTTGTTACTTGACTACTCTTGCTCACAGCAAGTTTCAAATGTGTCCTCTATCAAAGTCGTCCAGACGCCATTAGAAAGCGAGACACAAGGTTCCAGGAGCCGTGCCAGAGTATTTTTGTTCTGCAGTCCTTCAGTGGAAACTCTTTGAATCTTCGTATCGTCTGTTCCTTCTTTCACTTTTTTCCTTTCCCTGTCTCTTCCCTCAGGTTCTGGGTATCgtctttttcctcttcctcatcatgTGGTGTCCCTTCTTCATCACCAACGTCACCTCTGTCCTGTGCCGGGACTCCTGCAACGAGTCGCTTCTCCATGACCTCCTCAACGTCTTTGTGTGGGTGGGTTACATCTCGTCCGGGGTGAACCCTCTGGTGTACACGCTCTTCAACAAGACATACAGGAGGGCCTTCTCGAGCTACATCCGCTGCCAGTACAACGTCGGGGCTAACAACGCCGGACAGAACCGCAAAACCCTCCTGGTGCCTCCGTCTTGCCCGTCTCATGCCGTTACCCCCATTCTCATGGGGTGTAAGGCAGGGGTGGACCGCAACAGTAACTGTCGCAACGGGGGCAGGGGGGATAACGGGAGGCTGGCGGTGGACCCTGAAGACACTACGGATGATGGGTCACAGATTCAAACCGCTGAATACCACAACATTGGCATGCTTTCAGAAACAGAGCTAGAAACAGAGGTGGAGCAGGAGCTGTCATTCATCAGCTATAGCCCCGCCTCCAAGGAACACACCAGCAGCGTGTGAATGTGCTGTACTGCCGTTTGATGTCTCCGTTTTAGCTAGACCAGCAAAGCTGTGAACGTCCTGAAGTCATGTTGGATGAAGACTCTCGTCTTCACTGAGAAATGCATGACTTGAACCGGGGGAAAGACTCCGGGAACTCGGCCAGAAGCTCAAGGATAAAAGAGAAGATAACAATCACAGATATGAACGCTAGCCTTCAACTCAACCGGTTTTGCAATACTGAGAAAAGCCGCGACTGGCTCTGAGTCTTGTTGGACAAAGAGTCTCGTCTAAAAGAAGGGGAACGAATCCGTAACCTTGTGGATAAAGAGAAGATACCAATCGATATCGTCGGTTCTCGCGCTTTTACAAGGCATTGACAAAGATCAGTTGAGCTAAGAAGCTAACACACAACAAGAAGCTACCCACAACATGAAGGTGTGGCTAAACCACGCAACGGCTGTGGCCAACTCGGAGTCACATTGAACGAAGAGTTCCGGCTTCAAATGTAGAAGCAAATGACTCGGATCAAGAGAACCTCATTGGTTAAAGGGAAGATTGACGAGCCATTTCTAAAGATCAGGAGCTCCAAGCAATGATCTATCCGGCCTTCACAGAGTCCAAAAGTCCCTCTGCTTTCTCTCCACATcgtgcaaacaaacaaaacaacggTCGAGACGGTTGTGACTGTCGAGCCTTGATAAGAACCGTCAACAAATCCCAAATGAACACCTGCAGCATGAACCAAACTCTTCCACAGACGTGTTTCAGGGTGAGTCAGAGAGGAACAGGGTGAAGGAATGTATAAGCTGCAGATCTGTGGTGGACTcacagcgccccctggtgggcACAGATGAAAGAGCTCCTGGATGAGTCTTAAAAAACAGGAACACTTTGGAAGGAATGATGCTTAAAACCTGCATGGAAAGAGATTAGAGATGAAAATACGAGTGGGTACACATTTATAGTAGAATACACAACTGTTCATCAAATGTGGtcaataaaaggaaagaaaaataaagttttttttcctaaatgcTGTAAGTCATTTGGTTtattatttgtctattttttttctctataattATAATCTGCGCTCAGAATAGGATGTTTATGCACAAACACTgtgtagaccaggggttctcaaatttggggttgcgagacactgggaaggggtcgCCAGACGTcctcaagaaactaagaattgagcccatttttgattatttttaccatttttcagtaacgacaccaaactttccatattttaacctattttcattactttttcttgccatatttttgctccttttagtggatttttgctacattactcccatttctgacacttctccataaAATTTCAATATCTTTccttcacatttttttccactttcaacacattttccgCACTTATTAATCCTTTCCACCAcgtttccacctaatgttgtatatgttgacccattattgtcacttttaacctattttcaccatattcattgttattttttaccaatttaaccacattcgcaATTTGTAGTGccctttatttgccagttttaattaattgttcctactttttaaattccattacccCAACACCCCGCCTCCccttatttctgccactttcaaGCCATTATTGACACATTGAagcttttttttaccactttttctgtccattctCTAATTATCAACTTTAAACCAatgtctgtggtttttaaaaccccgtttcaccaccttttctaccagttttgttcacttttaacccattttattatttattattatttactgtacACCTTAATTAAACTTAATTTATGTCAAACGCATGCTAATCACCTTTCCACAATTGGTGAAATCTACCCCaacatatatattataatagagAAAAAGcattaagggctctattctcccgtctggacttaagcgcttttttgcgcgcctgcagttacgcgcttctctctAACGcttattctccggtccaggttccggacacgcccaccgcgcataaggagccaaaaagcgcgtatgtgtgaatgaaggcgggctgaaggaaaggaggtggtgatgtcaATTTTTGgactgtctagaaatcacggaacatggagttttcccaacgcttgtaaatgtcattgaagtccgtgaaaatgataaagttcacttttaatttgaaacgtcttcattgataaacaatatattattgatcagattattgcagtgtgactgagtcacagttagaatctctctccttgatcatcatcatcatcatcatcatcattgtaaagtgtgactgagttagatgctgtagatatgaggaaataactcggccacagagcgtcctgctttaatacagagggatgtttacagtgaaacagaactattggcttccataatacgcagttttaaatatgaattatttaaagccacttgagctgagcctcattaaaatatgtgtgggaacagtttgtgttccatcctcatctgcatatgacagtttgtttcactctctagtggatcaaactgtgactttacattggacatagtatgaaaatagttgaatcactgtgaccaacgtggacagaagtctgcgtctgtcagagttttaattcatcgcgcagcagcagctgagtgatcacagctgctgcgcGACGCACGAGTCCATGTGGCTTCTAAtctaactaagtccatatttctagtgcaatatattgtttcaccttatgggggcgctgcacttattccagggttagaagtgtGTAAGAGGAAATGCGCTTATAGACAGTTTttaatgggaacacccacatttcagggctgctcctcccacagtgcgtaactcgGATGAAGGCGCGAAGCGACTGACTTACGTacgggggagaatagcacacagccaaaaactgAGCCGCTGCATGGCTTTTTAGACTTACACTCATGGTAGAATAGAGCCCATAATAAATAAGATTAAGTTAGACACCAAAATCTTCAAGTTTACACGGAATGACATTAAACTTATTCTAATGATGATATTTGTTATGATGGTTTTCCCTCCATTTATAAATGGCacctttagcttagcttagcata
This window of the Gouania willdenowi chromosome 18, fGouWil2.1, whole genome shotgun sequence genome carries:
- the htr2cl1 gene encoding 5-hydroxytryptamine (serotonin) receptor 2C, G protein-coupled-like 1 isoform X1 — encoded protein: MGGPTRAIPGGFGPTTTSSPNMGSRMAWPSSSPADFNQTVPWGIGLGGSSGGAAILSLGLDNTTAQESVTRAVIQEKNWPALLILVIIALTIGGNILVILAVSLEKKLQNATNFFLRSLAVADMLVGILVMPISLINILYDYAWPLPNALCPIWIYLDVLFSTASIMHLCAISLDRYVAIRNPIEHSRFNSRTKAMMKIAAVWTISIGVSMPIPVIGLHNEDKVFVNGSCVLNEERFMLIGSFVAFFIPLVIMVVTYCLTIQVLQRQATVFLFEAKASSQQPAMGSALQPPPPSTFQIPQIHTLAPPDSRELKPPPPPSRRNTLGCLKTSEPSLLLSASNSDSISIIPSSEAASQLSSPAAGPGRSDTASCHGRRGMMQAIKNERRASKVLGIVFFLFLIMWCPFFITNVTSVLCRDSCNESLLHDLLNVFVWVGYISSGVNPLVYTLFNKTYRRAFSSYIRCQYNVGANNAGQNRKTLLVPPSCPSHAVTPILMGCKAGVDRNSNCRNGGRGDNGRLAVDPEDTTDDGSQIQTAEYHNIGMLSETELETEVEQELSFISYSPASKEHTSSV
- the htr2cl1 gene encoding 5-hydroxytryptamine (serotonin) receptor 2C, G protein-coupled-like 1 isoform X2, with amino-acid sequence MGGPTRAIPGGFGPTTTSSPNMGSRMAWPSSSPADFNQTVPWGIGLGGSSGGAAILSLGLDNTTAQESVTRAVIQEKNWPALLILVIIALTIGGNILVILAVSLEKKLQNATNFFLRSLAVADMLVGILVMPISLINILYDYAWPLPNALCPIWIYLDVLFSTASIMHLCAISLDRYVAIRNPIEHSRFNSRTKAMMKIAAVWTISIVIGLHNEDKVFVNGSCVLNEERFMLIGSFVAFFIPLVIMVVTYCLTIQVLQRQATVFLFEAKASSQQPAMGSALQPPPPSTFQIPQIHTLAPPDSRELKPPPPPSRRNTLGCLKTSEPSLLLSASNSDSISIIPSSEAASQLSSPAAGPGRSDTASCHGRRGMMQAIKNERRASKVLGIVFFLFLIMWCPFFITNVTSVLCRDSCNESLLHDLLNVFVWVGYISSGVNPLVYTLFNKTYRRAFSSYIRCQYNVGANNAGQNRKTLLVPPSCPSHAVTPILMGCKAGVDRNSNCRNGGRGDNGRLAVDPEDTTDDGSQIQTAEYHNIGMLSETELETEVEQELSFISYSPASKEHTSSV